From the genome of Mustela lutreola isolate mMusLut2 chromosome 16, mMusLut2.pri, whole genome shotgun sequence, one region includes:
- the TSEN34 gene encoding tRNA-splicing endonuclease subunit Sen34: MLVVEVANGRSLVWGAEAVQALRERLGVGGRTVGALPRGPRQNSRLGLPLLLMPEEARLLAEIGAVTLVSAPRPDPRQHGLALASFKRQQEQGFQEQSALAAEARETRRQELLEKIAEGQAAKKQKLEQESGVSESQGAGVNPAAAESEASASQAPAEPEEAGSSSPQPGPSNEVAPLPRSALLVQLATARPRPIKARPLDWRVQSKDWPHAGRPAHELRYSIYRDLWERGFFLSAAGKFGGDFLVYPGDPLRFHAHYIAQCWAPGDPIPLQDLVSAGRLGTSVRKTLLLCSPQPDGKVVYTSLQWASLQ; this comes from the exons ATGCTGGTGGTGGAGGTCGCGAACGGCCGCTCCCTGGTATGGGGGGCCGAGGCGGTGCAGGCACTGCGGGAGCGTCTGGGAGTGGGGGGCCGCACGGTGGGCGCCCTGCCCCGCGGGCCCCGCCAGAACTCGCGCCTGGGCCTCCCGCTGCTGCTGATGCCCGAAGAGGCGCGGCTTCTGGCCGAGATCGGCGCCGTGACCCTGGTCAGCGCCCCGCGCCCGGATCCGCGGCAACACGGCCTG GCTCTGGCATCCTTCAAACGCCAGCAAGAACAGGGCTTCCAGGAGCAAAGCGCCCTGGCAGCTGAGGCCCGCGAGACTCGTCGTCAAGAGCTCCTAGAGAAGATTGCGGAGGGCCAGGCTGCGAAGAAGCAGAAGCTGGAACAGGAGTCAGGGGTCAGCGAGAGCCAGGGGGCCGGTGTGAACCCGGCTGCCGCAGAGAGTGAAGCCAGCGCTAGCCAGGCTCCTGCGGAGCCCGAGGAAGCAG GTTCCTCTTCTCCCCAGCCAGGGCCTTCAAATGAGGTGGCCCCCTTGCCCAGGTCCGCCCTGCTGGTCCAGCTGGCCACTGCTAGGCCTCGGCCCATCAAGGCAAGGCCCCTGGATTGGCGTGTCCAGTCCAAAGACTGGCCTCATGCTGGCCGTCCTGCCCATGAGCTCCGCTACAGCATCTACAGAGACCTGTGGGAGCGAGGCTTCTTCCTCAGTGCTGCTGGCAAGTTCGGGGGTGACTTCCTGGTCTATCCTG gtgacccacttCGTTTCCACGCCCACTACATTGCTCAGTGCTGGGCTCCGGGGGACCCCATTCCACTGCAGGACCTGGTTTCCGCTGGCCGCCTGGGAACCAGCGTCAGAAAGACGCTGCTGCTCTGTTCTCCTCAGCCTGATGGTAAGGTGGTCTACACGTCCCTGCAGTGGGCCAGCCTGCAGTGA